A stretch of the Balneola vulgaris DSM 17893 genome encodes the following:
- a CDS encoding TonB-dependent receptor — MSKSIRCILALSMTLLFTYAAQAYASIPSTEAVTEVSGQVTDAEGEPLAGVNIRVKNKLIGTATDPDGRFSLTIKQDPPLTLVFTIVGFQSQELEITNSNTTDIIVRLNEQTILGEEVVISASRVEQSILKSPVSIEKLDILEIQNSASTNFYDAISNLKGVDFSTQSLTFKSINTRGFGSNGNTRFVQLIDGIDNQAPGLNFAVGNIVGISELDLEGAELIPGAASALYGPNALNGILLMNSKSPFEYEGLSFNTKLGVNHVDSQVEDPSLYQSYDLRYANAVNNKFAYKFTASYLKAQDFVAQDSRDQSFVAGVVERGATERNGARVYNGVNIYGDDVFTLGGIADGVIAAGNDPNATPEEQAQAAQVSALRSLIPDGRDGAFSAPGFAESSFVDNTTESLKLGAALHYRINDSYEILAQYNTGFGSTVYTANDRFVLDDFNIWTAKLELRNPNFFLRGYTTQEDAGDSYAANTVATRINQVAYLTPYFQTFLNARSQGASVEQAHASAQQSATANQQDYLPGTQNFKNLEKQLRATSIADGGARFLDKSDMYHVEGLYNFSNVIDPQTLELIGGANYRQYALNSEATLFALNNSGDEYKINEWGAYLQGSKNLMDDKLNLSASVRYDKNEYFDGQFSPRVAAIYTVGDRHNFRVSYQNGFRMPTTQDQFIQLDVVTRLLIGSNKDLVDRYRFETNTVYQAQSVAAARQIANNGGTDAEARAVLVPIEFDDFKTEKISTYEVGYKALVTDRLFVDAYYYYSVYKDFIAEIQFVQGVPNGLTNDPGSFDADSDSGKDQIINGGVPTQEYGFDVNADGNVESQGFGVSLEYSLDGGYKVGGNASYNDLISEKDLIKQGFRASYNTPKWRYNVRLENRNVIENVGFNMVYRWQDAYFWDSSFGAGVVPAYGTLDAQVSYKIPSAKTILKIGGSNVLNERYTTSFGNPKMGAIYYFSLTFDQFLN; from the coding sequence ATGAGTAAATCGATACGATGTATACTTGCTTTAAGTATGACTCTATTATTTACATACGCCGCTCAGGCATATGCATCTATCCCATCTACAGAGGCGGTCACAGAAGTGTCTGGTCAAGTAACGGATGCTGAAGGTGAACCACTCGCAGGTGTGAATATTCGAGTAAAAAATAAATTAATAGGAACTGCAACCGATCCAGATGGCCGGTTTAGCTTAACTATTAAACAAGATCCACCACTTACCTTAGTATTTACAATAGTAGGGTTTCAGTCGCAGGAACTTGAAATAACAAATTCAAATACTACCGATATCATTGTTCGCTTAAACGAGCAAACGATTTTAGGAGAAGAGGTTGTAATTTCAGCTTCTCGTGTAGAACAAAGTATTTTAAAATCGCCCGTATCGATTGAAAAACTAGATATTCTTGAAATTCAAAACTCAGCATCTACCAACTTTTATGATGCTATCTCGAATTTAAAAGGGGTTGATTTCAGTACTCAGAGTTTAACTTTCAAGTCGATTAACACACGTGGTTTCGGTTCTAACGGTAACACACGTTTTGTTCAACTCATTGATGGTATTGACAACCAAGCTCCAGGTTTAAACTTCGCCGTTGGTAACATTGTAGGTATCTCAGAATTAGACCTTGAAGGAGCTGAATTAATTCCGGGTGCGGCTTCAGCACTATATGGACCAAACGCATTAAATGGTATTTTACTGATGAACAGTAAGAGTCCATTTGAATATGAAGGACTTTCATTCAACACCAAATTGGGTGTAAATCATGTAGATAGCCAAGTTGAAGACCCATCATTGTATCAATCATATGATTTAAGATATGCGAACGCAGTAAACAACAAGTTTGCATATAAATTCACTGCTTCCTATTTGAAAGCTCAAGATTTCGTGGCACAAGATTCTCGCGATCAAAGTTTTGTAGCAGGTGTTGTTGAACGTGGTGCTACCGAAAGAAATGGTGCTCGAGTTTACAATGGTGTAAACATTTACGGTGATGATGTATTCACGTTAGGCGGTATTGCAGATGGTGTTATTGCAGCTGGAAATGATCCAAATGCCACTCCAGAAGAGCAAGCTCAAGCTGCGCAAGTTTCTGCATTAAGAAGTCTAATACCAGATGGCCGTGATGGCGCTTTTTCGGCTCCTGGTTTTGCTGAGAGCTCTTTTGTAGATAACACTACAGAAAGTTTAAAGCTTGGAGCGGCATTGCATTACCGTATAAATGATAGTTATGAGATTCTAGCTCAATACAATACTGGATTCGGTAGTACAGTGTATACAGCCAACGACCGTTTTGTATTGGATGACTTCAATATTTGGACTGCTAAGTTGGAATTACGTAATCCGAATTTCTTCCTACGTGGTTATACCACTCAAGAAGATGCAGGAGATTCTTACGCAGCCAATACGGTAGCAACTCGTATTAACCAAGTAGCTTACCTAACTCCGTACTTCCAAACATTCTTAAATGCACGTTCACAAGGTGCTTCTGTTGAGCAAGCTCATGCATCGGCACAGCAATCGGCTACTGCAAACCAACAAGATTACTTGCCAGGTACACAGAATTTCAAAAATCTAGAGAAACAACTGCGCGCTACGTCGATCGCTGATGGTGGTGCTCGTTTCCTTGATAAATCGGACATGTACCACGTAGAAGGTCTTTACAACTTCTCAAATGTAATCGACCCACAGACTTTAGAGCTCATTGGTGGCGCTAACTACCGTCAATACGCATTGAACTCTGAAGCGACTCTATTCGCACTAAACAATTCAGGCGATGAGTATAAGATTAATGAGTGGGGCGCTTACTTACAGGGTTCTAAAAACCTTATGGATGATAAATTAAATTTATCAGCTTCTGTTCGTTATGATAAAAACGAATACTTCGATGGTCAGTTCTCTCCAAGAGTAGCAGCTATTTATACCGTTGGCGACCGTCATAACTTCCGTGTTTCTTATCAGAATGGATTTAGAATGCCAACTACTCAAGATCAGTTCATTCAACTTGATGTAGTAACTCGATTGCTAATTGGTAGTAACAAAGACTTAGTAGATCGTTATAGATTCGAAACTAATACTGTGTACCAAGCACAAAGTGTTGCGGCAGCTCGTCAAATCGCTAACAATGGCGGTACCGATGCTGAAGCCAGAGCAGTACTAGTACCTATTGAATTTGATGACTTCAAAACTGAGAAAATTAGTACTTATGAAGTGGGTTACAAAGCATTAGTAACGGATCGTCTATTTGTAGATGCTTACTATTACTACAGTGTGTATAAAGATTTCATCGCTGAGATTCAGTTCGTTCAAGGGGTACCAAATGGTTTAACCAATGATCCTGGTTCTTTTGATGCGGATAGTGACTCAGGTAAAGACCAGATCATTAACGGCGGTGTTCCAACTCAGGAATACGGATTCGATGTAAATGCCGATGGTAATGTTGAATCACAAGGATTTGGTGTAAGCCTAGAGTATTCACTAGATGGTGGATATAAAGTAGGTGGTAACGCTTCTTACAACGACTTAATCAGTGAAAAAGATTTGATTAAGCAAGGATTCAGAGCAAGTTATAACACTCCAAAATGGAGATATAACGTTCGCCTAGAAAACAGAAATGTGATCGAAAATGTTGGATTTAACATGGTATACAGATGGCAAGATGCTTACTTCTGGGATTCGTCATTTGGTGCCGGAGTAGTTCCAGCGTATGGTACTCTTGATGCTCAAGTGAGCTATAAGATTCCATCTGCTAAGACCATTCTAAAAATTGGTGGTAGTAATGTTCTTAATGAACGATACACGACTTCATTCGGTAACCCAAAAATGGGTGCTATTTACTACTTCTCTCTAACTTTTGATCAATTCTTGAACTAA
- a CDS encoding SGNH/GDSL hydrolase family protein has product MKSKKLVLLLIVLVYNLACTKPQEQPLKYLALGDSYTIGEAVPENGRWPVQLVDSLQSHDIEMNKPTIVATTGWTTNELQKGIDEVELAPPYDLVSLLIGVNNQYRGYDIEIYREEFRALIEQSIEFAGGDATKVFVVSIPNYGVTPFGMQKGEEQIRTELLAYDAMAAEIAFEYNIPFINITPISEGAKTDSTLIASDELHPSEKQYTLWVEEILPIVKSKISEY; this is encoded by the coding sequence ATGAAATCAAAAAAACTTGTCCTTTTATTAATAGTTCTTGTTTACAATTTAGCATGTACAAAGCCACAAGAACAACCATTAAAATATCTAGCTTTGGGCGATTCCTACACAATAGGAGAAGCCGTTCCTGAAAATGGAAGATGGCCTGTACAATTAGTTGATTCCTTGCAATCTCATGATATTGAAATGAATAAACCAACCATCGTAGCTACAACGGGATGGACCACCAATGAGTTACAAAAAGGCATTGATGAAGTTGAATTAGCCCCTCCTTATGATTTAGTGTCTTTATTGATTGGAGTGAATAATCAATACAGAGGGTATGATATAGAGATTTATAGAGAAGAGTTTAGAGCGCTTATTGAACAAAGCATAGAATTTGCTGGAGGAGACGCTACTAAGGTATTCGTGGTCTCTATCCCTAATTATGGAGTAACTCCATTTGGGATGCAAAAAGGAGAAGAACAAATTCGCACGGAATTACTTGCATACGATGCAATGGCCGCTGAAATAGCCTTCGAGTACAACATCCCTTTTATTAACATCACACCCATTAGTGAAGGTGCCAAAACCGACTCCACATTAATAGCCTCAGATGAATTACACCCATCTGAAAAGCAATACACATTATGGGTTGAAGAAATTTTACCGATTGTAAAATCGAAGATTTCAGAATACTAG
- a CDS encoding SIMPL domain-containing protein has product MLSRIFVSLTLLITLFGCASHAQNLTNNGKTISINMTSNELVEADLIVFNININAEGNSPQEAYRIHKQREEVLAGLLSKFDIEEKEIQFQPIRINKMYRDKNKTSQTSQSVTVTFSDFDIYETIQVTLIENGFDSFNGKFTSSMLEEGKERALAKAIDAAKEKAQTIADASGVKLGTITQINYSDYQIGTPRFADMETKMMSGAPDMMDFSQMVSVSANISIVYSIN; this is encoded by the coding sequence ATGTTGTCACGAATTTTTGTCTCACTAACCCTTTTAATTACACTTTTTGGATGTGCGTCTCATGCACAAAACCTCACTAATAATGGCAAAACTATTTCCATTAATATGACCTCGAATGAGTTAGTGGAAGCCGATTTAATTGTATTTAATATCAATATTAATGCTGAGGGAAACAGTCCTCAAGAAGCTTATCGCATTCATAAACAACGAGAAGAAGTACTAGCAGGATTACTATCTAAATTCGATATCGAGGAAAAAGAAATTCAGTTTCAGCCCATTCGAATTAACAAAATGTATCGTGATAAAAATAAGACTTCCCAAACATCACAGTCGGTAACGGTAACTTTTTCGGATTTCGATATTTATGAAACCATTCAAGTGACCCTAATCGAAAATGGATTCGATTCCTTTAATGGTAAGTTCACCTCATCGATGCTAGAGGAAGGCAAAGAGCGTGCATTGGCCAAAGCCATTGATGCCGCTAAAGAAAAGGCTCAAACCATTGCAGATGCTTCTGGTGTTAAGCTGGGTACCATCACACAAATCAATTACTCTGACTACCAAATTGGTACGCCTCGATTTGCAGATATGGAAACTAAAATGATGAGTGGTGCCCCTGATATGATGGACTTCTCACAAATGGTATCAGTATCGGCGAATATCTCGATAGTGTACTCTATTAATTAA
- a CDS encoding arylesterase translates to MKLFVLLIFSFFITNNIHAQDTKTILFFGDSITAGYGLEQSEAFPAHIQSKIDELGLEYKVINGGLSGETSAGGLRRINWVLQRPIDVMILELGGNDGLRGIDLSDTRKNLQGIIDKAQAKYPSIQIIIAGMQVPPNLGIEYTKDFSNLYVELAQQNELPLIPFILEQVGGKEDLNLPDGIHPNAEGHKLVAETVWEYLYPVLKK, encoded by the coding sequence ATGAAATTATTTGTACTACTAATCTTCTCATTTTTTATTACCAACAATATCCATGCTCAAGATACTAAGACCATTTTATTTTTTGGAGATAGTATCACTGCTGGATATGGATTGGAGCAGTCGGAAGCTTTCCCAGCTCATATTCAATCTAAAATTGATGAACTCGGATTAGAGTATAAGGTGATTAACGGAGGGTTAAGTGGGGAGACTTCAGCGGGAGGTCTTCGAAGAATTAACTGGGTGCTGCAACGACCAATTGATGTAATGATTTTGGAGTTAGGCGGTAATGATGGGTTAAGGGGAATTGATTTGTCTGATACTCGTAAGAACCTTCAAGGCATCATTGATAAAGCCCAAGCTAAGTATCCATCAATTCAAATAATTATTGCAGGGATGCAGGTACCACCTAACTTGGGGATTGAATACACGAAGGATTTTTCGAACCTATATGTGGAATTGGCCCAGCAAAATGAGCTTCCTTTAATACCTTTTATTCTTGAACAGGTAGGGGGTAAAGAAGATTTAAATCTCCCTGATGGTATTCACCCAAATGCAGAAGGACATAAACTTGTTGCTGAAACAGTTTGGGAATATTTGTATCCGGTTTTAAAGAAATAA
- a CDS encoding ABC transporter ATP-binding protein, whose translation MSHILQVKNLFRTFKSGSKTLTVVNDSTFDIPEGITCAIVGPSGSGKTTLLGLTAGLDRPTSGDVFLNGIHLNPLSEDERAEVRNKHVGFVFQTFQLVPTLTALENVMVPLELRGEATKQVRERAIELLTEVGLGDRVHHYPNQLSGGEQQRVAVARAFINKPKILFADEPTGNLDTETGEHIENLIFNLNKQEGTTLILVTHDMELSAKCDRVIKIKNGCIEADFMNEVETVDVA comes from the coding sequence GTGTCTCATATACTTCAAGTAAAAAACCTATTCAGAACGTTTAAAAGTGGTTCAAAAACACTTACCGTAGTTAACGATTCAACTTTTGATATCCCCGAAGGTATCACCTGCGCAATTGTGGGCCCTTCTGGTAGTGGAAAAACAACTTTATTGGGATTAACGGCGGGGCTTGATCGTCCAACTTCAGGAGATGTATTCTTAAATGGAATTCATTTAAATCCACTTAGCGAAGATGAGCGAGCCGAAGTAAGAAATAAACACGTAGGTTTTGTATTTCAGACTTTCCAACTAGTGCCTACCCTTACTGCTTTAGAAAATGTTATGGTTCCTCTTGAACTTAGAGGCGAAGCCACCAAGCAAGTACGAGAAAGAGCCATTGAGTTACTCACTGAGGTTGGCTTAGGTGATCGCGTTCACCATTACCCCAATCAATTATCAGGTGGTGAACAACAACGTGTAGCTGTTGCTCGTGCATTCATCAATAAGCCCAAAATTCTTTTTGCCGATGAACCTACTGGTAACTTAGATACCGAAACTGGGGAGCATATTGAAAATTTGATCTTCAATTTGAACAAGCAAGAAGGAACCACACTCATCCTAGTTACGCACGATATGGAGCTTTCCGCAAAATGCGACCGCGTGATAAAAATCAAAAATGGTTGTATTGAAGCAGACTTTATGAATGAAGTAGAAACGGTGGATGTAGCGTGA
- a CDS encoding ABC transporter permease, translated as MAAIIVGVAAQVAISSFRANLTDSISEQSKELLGADLEVSSNAPLDELVVSYLDSLSEEQSTAVGFTSMAYFPKSQTTRLSQITALEGDFPYYGTLVTSPTEAAYNFQKNNTALVDEPILLQFGLEPGDSVKIGLLTYEIGGALVEIPGQPIAASFLGPRIFIPKQNVEETGLLQRGSRLEYLTYVKYLEGTDPVIVDDELDVLNDSLDFRYDDVAEREEEVGEAITYLSNFLNLIGFIALLLGGLGVASSIFVYVRQKVNTVAVLRCVGASSNQTLWIYLIQAAFMGLIGSAIGALIGSSIQLYLPVLVQDFLPVDIELTISWTSVLIGITTGVSIAIIFALFPLLAVRKISPLFTLRMVDVSLMSLLRKRTKIILSSIVILFVVIYANSMLDGWIAAIWFTLGLLFCLLLLAGFAVLIMKIARKMNTQWFSYEWRQGLANLYRPNNQTSTLLLTFGLGVTMISSLYLTQDMLLGTINFGDDEALPNLALYDIQYDQNDGVNDIITSNGLEVLQNVPIVTMRVGSINGNPVDSILADTNRTARRWALNREYRSTYRDELVSTEKIDSGTFVGTHNGFEDLVPISVSSDLMEDLAASVGDTITWDVQGIPIQSYISSTRTVTWDTPQPNFFVVFPVGVLEQAPQFFATTVNTPNREASLAIQREIVLAYPNVSAIDVGQVIDTIRAFIDKITFVIQFIGLFSIITGLIVLAGSAATSRFQRIREAVLLRTLGAKQKQVVQIQIIEYTLLGIMASLTGLSLSVGASALLGYFFFDIEFVPNFAILGLEVVILILLVLLIGLLNTRGIHKKPPLEVLRAEGG; from the coding sequence ATGGCAGCAATCATTGTTGGTGTTGCCGCTCAAGTTGCCATTAGCTCATTCAGAGCAAACCTAACCGATAGTATTTCCGAGCAATCTAAGGAGCTACTTGGGGCTGATTTGGAGGTAAGTAGCAATGCACCGCTTGATGAGCTAGTTGTAAGCTATCTCGATTCACTAAGTGAAGAGCAGTCTACGGCTGTTGGTTTCACATCCATGGCTTATTTCCCGAAATCTCAAACTACTCGTTTATCACAAATAACCGCTCTTGAGGGTGATTTCCCTTATTACGGTACATTGGTAACCTCCCCTACTGAAGCCGCTTACAACTTCCAGAAAAATAACACGGCACTGGTGGATGAACCCATTCTACTTCAATTTGGCTTAGAACCCGGCGATTCTGTCAAAATTGGTTTACTGACTTACGAAATCGGTGGGGCACTAGTCGAAATCCCTGGTCAACCAATCGCTGCATCATTTTTGGGACCTCGAATTTTCATTCCCAAACAGAATGTTGAAGAAACTGGCTTGCTTCAACGAGGAAGTAGGCTAGAATATCTGACCTACGTAAAATACCTTGAAGGTACTGATCCTGTAATCGTTGATGATGAGCTCGATGTATTAAACGACTCTTTAGATTTCCGATATGATGATGTAGCTGAACGTGAAGAAGAAGTCGGTGAAGCCATCACATACTTATCCAATTTTCTTAATCTAATCGGATTTATTGCACTTTTATTGGGTGGACTTGGTGTGGCAAGCTCCATTTTTGTTTACGTTCGTCAAAAGGTAAATACAGTGGCCGTTCTTCGTTGTGTTGGGGCATCCTCCAATCAAACATTGTGGATATATCTCATTCAAGCTGCATTTATGGGATTGATTGGTTCCGCCATAGGTGCGCTCATTGGCTCATCCATTCAGCTTTACCTCCCGGTTCTAGTTCAAGATTTTTTACCCGTTGATATTGAATTAACCATTTCATGGACTTCGGTTTTAATCGGTATAACTACAGGAGTGAGCATTGCCATTATATTTGCTCTATTTCCCTTGCTCGCCGTGCGAAAAATCTCGCCTCTTTTTACACTCCGTATGGTGGACGTTAGCTTGATGTCGTTATTGCGTAAACGCACTAAAATCATATTAAGCTCTATCGTAATACTATTCGTTGTCATCTATGCTAATTCCATGCTAGATGGCTGGATTGCAGCTATTTGGTTTACACTTGGACTCCTTTTTTGCCTGTTATTACTAGCTGGGTTTGCAGTACTTATTATGAAAATAGCTCGCAAAATGAATACGCAGTGGTTCAGCTATGAATGGCGCCAAGGGCTTGCTAATTTATATCGTCCCAATAATCAGACCTCGACCCTGCTGCTTACTTTTGGCTTAGGGGTCACCATGATTTCATCGCTCTATCTAACCCAAGATATGTTATTGGGTACCATCAACTTTGGCGATGATGAAGCGCTCCCGAACTTAGCTTTATACGATATTCAATACGATCAAAATGATGGAGTAAATGACATCATTACAAGCAATGGACTTGAAGTACTTCAAAATGTACCTATTGTAACAATGCGTGTAGGCAGTATAAATGGGAATCCTGTGGATTCAATCTTAGCCGATACCAATCGCACTGCACGTCGTTGGGCTTTAAATAGAGAATATCGTTCCACCTATAGAGATGAACTCGTTTCAACTGAAAAAATTGATTCTGGTACTTTTGTAGGAACCCACAATGGATTCGAAGACCTTGTACCTATTTCAGTTTCATCTGACCTTATGGAAGACTTAGCCGCTTCTGTGGGTGATACCATTACATGGGATGTTCAAGGAATTCCTATTCAAAGTTATATATCCAGTACTAGAACCGTTACATGGGACACTCCGCAGCCTAATTTCTTTGTGGTATTCCCCGTTGGAGTTTTGGAACAAGCACCTCAATTCTTTGCCACCACGGTAAATACACCAAATCGTGAAGCATCGCTCGCTATTCAAAGGGAAATCGTATTAGCGTACCCGAATGTCTCAGCCATTGATGTTGGCCAAGTGATAGATACCATTCGTGCCTTTATTGATAAGATTACCTTCGTGATACAATTCATTGGGCTATTTAGCATCATCACGGGTTTAATCGTATTAGCTGGATCAGCCGCCACAAGTCGATTTCAACGAATTCGAGAAGCTGTGCTACTCCGAACTTTGGGAGCGAAACAGAAGCAAGTGGTCCAAATACAGATTATTGAATACACCTTATTGGGTATCATGGCCTCCCTTACAGGACTTAGTTTATCTGTGGGTGCAAGTGCGCTGTTAGGCTACTTCTTCTTTGATATAGAATTCGTGCCAAATTTTGCCATCCTAGGTTTAGAAGTCGTTATACTAATTCTACTAGTGCTACTTATTGGTTTACTGAATACTCGAGGTATTCATAAAAAACCACCACTTGAAGTACTTCGAGCAGAAGGCGGATAA
- a CDS encoding OmpA family protein, with protein sequence MKTLSKLGIFTLLLVLPFTACENISKTAKGTAIGASAGALAGAIIGKAAGNSTTGAIVGAAVGGASGAAIGNYMDRQSRELEEDLEGARVERVGEGIKITFDSGILFAVDSYQLKEVSKQNIAELAEILKKYEDTNIMFSGYTDNTGSEAYNQELSEKRAKAVAEYAAFVGVDAERMTIIGYGESDPIASNSTVEGRAQNRRVEVGIWANEELKEAAEKGEIE encoded by the coding sequence ATGAAGACACTATCGAAATTAGGAATATTCACACTACTACTAGTATTGCCATTTACGGCATGTGAGAATATCAGTAAAACTGCAAAAGGTACAGCCATTGGTGCTTCAGCCGGTGCCTTAGCTGGTGCAATTATTGGTAAAGCAGCTGGTAATTCAACTACGGGTGCTATTGTAGGTGCTGCGGTAGGTGGCGCATCGGGTGCGGCTATTGGTAATTATATGGATCGTCAATCAAGAGAGTTAGAGGAAGATCTAGAAGGTGCACGCGTTGAACGAGTTGGTGAAGGTATCAAGATTACTTTCGACTCTGGAATTTTATTCGCTGTAGATTCTTATCAATTAAAAGAAGTATCTAAGCAGAATATTGCTGAACTAGCTGAAATTTTGAAAAAATATGAAGACACCAATATCATGTTTTCAGGATATACGGATAACACTGGTAGTGAAGCTTATAACCAAGAACTTTCTGAAAAAAGAGCTAAAGCTGTAGCGGAATATGCTGCATTTGTAGGCGTAGACGCTGAACGTATGACTATTATTGGTTACGGTGAAAGCGATCCTATTGCAAGTAACAGTACCGTTGAAGGTAGAGCTCAAAATAGACGTGTTGAAGTTGGTATTTGGGCCAATGAAGAGCTTAAAGAAGCTGCCGAAAAAGGTGAAATTGAATAA
- the corA gene encoding magnesium/cobalt transporter CorA, translated as MNLKKRLIPKKIRSSFLKKEVGSAPGTLTHIGAQKIDTVTIDIHDYGLDHLTTASVDSVANCRPYVATSNPTWVQVKGLHDIPKLKELWDEFDFHPLIQEDILNTTQRPKIEDYTNQIFIVLKMLYLEDGVLEQEQVSIVLSDKFVFSFQESDKPIFAPIKERLKVENTRMRKNGCDYMAYALMDVIIDYYFEALGELNSQIEAIEDMLWEGTDDISLTDIHTLRRQLITFRKSVWPLRDNINSFYRDESPLLGEETKLFLRDTSDHTSQIVDTLDNNREMISSLHDMYQTNLSNKMNEVMKVLTIIATIFIPLTFIAGIYGMNFEHMPELAWEYSYPTIWGIMIVATIGMVFYFRKKKWI; from the coding sequence ATGAATTTAAAGAAACGGTTGATCCCTAAGAAAATCCGCTCTTCTTTTTTAAAGAAAGAAGTTGGTAGTGCGCCTGGTACTCTTACCCATATTGGTGCACAAAAAATTGATACGGTAACCATCGATATTCATGATTATGGCCTAGACCATCTAACAACAGCTAGTGTAGACTCGGTTGCTAATTGTAGACCCTATGTTGCCACCTCTAACCCCACATGGGTTCAAGTAAAGGGATTGCACGACATTCCCAAACTGAAAGAGCTATGGGACGAATTTGACTTCCACCCGCTCATTCAAGAGGATATATTAAATACTACTCAACGCCCTAAGATTGAAGACTACACCAATCAAATCTTCATCGTTTTAAAAATGCTCTACCTCGAAGATGGCGTACTTGAGCAAGAGCAGGTGAGTATAGTTTTATCCGACAAATTTGTGTTCTCTTTTCAAGAATCAGATAAGCCTATTTTTGCCCCTATAAAAGAGCGCTTAAAGGTTGAAAACACTCGCATGCGGAAGAATGGCTGTGATTATATGGCCTATGCGCTTATGGATGTAATCATTGATTATTATTTTGAAGCTTTGGGCGAATTAAACTCTCAGATTGAAGCCATTGAAGATATGCTTTGGGAAGGCACAGATGATATCTCATTAACCGATATCCATACCCTTCGCCGTCAGCTTATCACCTTCCGCAAAAGTGTGTGGCCACTTCGGGATAATATCAATTCTTTTTATAGAGACGAATCCCCTCTTCTTGGAGAAGAAACAAAGCTGTTTTTAAGAGATACTTCAGATCACACTAGTCAGATTGTAGATACCTTAGATAACAATCGGGAGATGATCTCTAGTTTGCACGATATGTATCAAACAAACTTGAGTAACAAAATGAATGAGGTGATGAAGGTTCTAACTATCATTGCTACCATTTTCATCCCACTTACTTTTATTGCTGGCATCTATGGTATGAATTTCGAGCATATGCCGGAATTAGCTTGGGAATACAGTTATCCAACCATTTGGGGAATTATGATAGTAGCGACTATCGGTATGGTTTTTTACTTCCGAAAGAAAAAGTGGATATAA